A portion of the Deinococcus sp. Leaf326 genome contains these proteins:
- a CDS encoding ABC transporter permease has translation MLTFVARRLLALPLILLAVTLLIVLVMQLVPPEQRAAAYASNLQQLSQIPEIIKANHLDGNVFEQYWLWLRQAVTGNLGFSRTSGQPVLATLLTRFPATLELALYTLLPLITLGVWLGGHAAVHRNRRVDTVIRVISVVGYSVPSFVLGVWLLVLFYGVLNLLPGTGNLSNDAAVRLLTGEVRHVTGLVTVDALLSGRLDVFWDALVHLILPVFTLLVASGAGLIKGTRASMIEALGSDYIRTARAKGVSERVIVRKHARRNALLTVVTLSALSVSGLLQGAVIAETLYGYPGVGSWAAQAAALGDMPGVLGFALLTATIVVTVNLLADLAYTLVDPRVRYA, from the coding sequence GTGCTGACATTCGTGGCCCGCCGGCTGTTGGCGCTGCCGCTGATCCTGCTGGCTGTGACCCTGCTGATTGTCCTGGTGATGCAGCTGGTCCCTCCCGAGCAGCGCGCCGCCGCGTACGCCAGCAACTTGCAGCAGCTCTCGCAGATTCCCGAAATCATCAAAGCCAACCACCTGGACGGCAACGTCTTCGAGCAGTACTGGCTGTGGCTCCGCCAAGCGGTAACTGGCAACCTCGGCTTCTCGCGCACCAGCGGCCAGCCAGTGCTCGCCACCCTGCTCACGCGCTTTCCCGCCACCCTGGAACTGGCGCTCTACACCCTCCTGCCGCTCATCACGCTGGGCGTGTGGCTGGGCGGTCACGCGGCAGTACACCGCAACCGGAGAGTCGACACGGTCATCCGGGTGATCTCAGTGGTGGGCTACAGCGTGCCGAGCTTCGTGCTGGGCGTGTGGCTTCTGGTGCTCTTCTACGGCGTCCTGAACCTGTTGCCCGGCACCGGCAACCTCAGCAACGACGCTGCCGTGCGGCTGCTGACCGGGGAGGTCCGGCACGTGACCGGCCTGGTCACGGTCGACGCCCTGCTCAGCGGGCGGCTTGACGTCTTCTGGGACGCCCTGGTGCACCTGATCCTGCCGGTGTTCACGTTATTGGTCGCCAGTGGTGCCGGCCTGATCAAGGGCACCCGCGCCAGCATGATCGAGGCACTGGGCAGCGACTACATCCGCACCGCGCGCGCCAAAGGCGTCAGCGAACGGGTCATCGTCCGCAAGCACGCCCGGCGCAACGCGCTGCTGACTGTAGTGACCCTCTCGGCCCTCAGCGTGTCCGGACTGCTCCAGGGCGCCGTGATTGCCGAGACCCTCTACGGCTATCCCGGGGTCGGCAGCTGGGCTGCGCAGGCCGCGGCGCTGGGCGATATGCCTGGCGTGCTGGGCTTCGCGCTGCTGACCGCGACCATCGTGGTGACCGTCAATCTGCTGGCTGACCTGGCCTACACCCTGGTCGATCCCCGCGTGCGGTACGCATGA
- the menC gene encoding o-succinylbenzoate synthase, protein MLLERAELRVVSLPLLRPFRTSFGEIRDKTFILLRLSGEGLHGVAEGVMDAQPQYREETISGALALLRETILPGILGRRWENPEQLTRHLSAVRGNRMTLATVEMAYWDLWAQARNLPLSTVLGGVRSEVPVGVSLGIHASVDATVESAVRHAEQGYRRIKLKIQAGWDVEVVRAVKAALGTLPVTVDANAAYSLADLNVLRALDDLGLDYIEQPLAWDDLRDHAKLQALLRTPLCLDECITTAQDARKALETAACRLVNIKVGRVGGHLEARRIHDVAAAFSAPVWCGGMLESGIGRAHNIHLASLANFTKPGDTSSSSRYWARDLIHEPLETRGGLMPVPAGPGIGVTLDLPFLESVTRHTEQLGPVTVPVTPV, encoded by the coding sequence ATGTTGCTTGAACGTGCCGAATTGCGCGTCGTTTCCCTACCCCTGCTGCGTCCCTTCCGAACCTCCTTCGGCGAAATCCGCGACAAGACCTTCATCCTGCTGCGCCTCTCCGGCGAAGGCCTACACGGCGTGGCCGAAGGCGTCATGGACGCTCAACCGCAGTACCGCGAAGAGACCATCAGCGGTGCATTAGCCCTCCTGCGCGAAACCATCCTGCCGGGGATCTTAGGGCGGCGCTGGGAGAACCCCGAGCAGCTCACACGCCACCTAAGCGCCGTCCGTGGTAACCGCATGACCCTGGCTACCGTGGAGATGGCCTACTGGGACCTGTGGGCTCAGGCGCGGAACCTGCCACTCTCTACTGTCCTCGGCGGCGTGCGCAGCGAGGTACCTGTAGGCGTCTCGCTCGGCATTCACGCCTCAGTCGACGCCACCGTGGAGAGCGCCGTGCGGCACGCCGAACAGGGCTACCGCCGCATCAAACTCAAGATTCAGGCCGGCTGGGATGTCGAAGTGGTCCGGGCCGTCAAGGCCGCCCTCGGAACGTTGCCAGTCACCGTGGACGCCAACGCCGCCTACTCCCTGGCGGACCTCAACGTCCTGCGCGCGCTCGACGACCTCGGCCTCGACTACATCGAGCAGCCCCTGGCGTGGGATGATCTGCGCGACCACGCCAAACTCCAGGCGCTCCTGCGCACACCGCTGTGCCTCGACGAGTGCATCACCACCGCCCAAGACGCCCGTAAGGCTCTCGAAACCGCGGCCTGCCGACTCGTCAACATCAAAGTCGGCCGCGTCGGCGGGCACCTCGAAGCCCGGCGGATTCACGACGTGGCCGCCGCCTTCAGCGCTCCGGTGTGGTGTGGCGGCATGCTCGAAAGCGGCATCGGCCGCGCCCACAACATTCACCTCGCGTCGTTGGCCAACTTCACCAAACCGGGTGACACCAGTTCGTCGTCACGCTATTGGGCGCGCGACCTGATTCACGAACCGCTCGAAACCCGCGGTGGCCTGATGCCGGTGCCTGCGGGTCCGGGCATCGGCGTGACCCTGGACCTGCCGTTCCTGGAGAGCGTCACCCGGCACACCGAGCAACTCGGCCCAGTGACCGTGCCGGTCACGCCGGTATGA
- a CDS encoding ABC transporter permease, with protein sequence MSLVTAGNSGSTQGPHAASRLGASGRLRRLRRSVPAQCGALLISLFVLVTLLAPVLAPPQGNCRRALGMSAEQTVPAPAAYLRELLLTPDACLQMPRQGFAAQPTPPAPDAPLGRVGGYDIRYGLVWGTRTAFFLGLTVLAITLTIGSLVGLIAGFFGGLADTLLMRFTDVIFAFPALVLMLVLVAALGPGLQNIIIALSLVSWAALARVVRSEVLRLRELEFVAAAQSLGASPGRVALRHVLPGATGPLLSLAVLEMGALPIVAGALSFLGLGTPLGFADWGQLIAMAQKWIQGPPGEPFAYWYVTLFPGLCIVLYSVAWNLLGDALSEAFDPRNR encoded by the coding sequence ATGAGCCTCGTCACGGCCGGCAATTCCGGATCCACCCAGGGCCCGCACGCGGCGAGCAGACTCGGCGCCAGCGGGCGACTGCGCCGTCTACGGCGCAGCGTGCCCGCCCAGTGCGGTGCCCTGCTGATCAGCTTGTTCGTGCTGGTCACGCTGCTCGCCCCGGTCCTCGCCCCGCCGCAGGGCAACTGCCGCCGGGCATTGGGCATGAGCGCCGAGCAGACCGTGCCCGCCCCGGCGGCGTACCTGCGCGAACTGTTGCTCACCCCTGACGCCTGCCTGCAGATGCCCCGTCAGGGCTTTGCGGCCCAGCCCACGCCGCCCGCCCCGGACGCCCCGCTCGGACGGGTGGGCGGCTACGACATCCGCTACGGCCTGGTGTGGGGGACCCGCACCGCGTTCTTCCTGGGACTCACAGTCCTGGCTATCACGCTCACCATCGGCAGCCTCGTGGGTCTGATCGCCGGGTTTTTCGGCGGGCTCGCTGATACCCTCCTGATGCGTTTCACCGACGTGATCTTTGCTTTTCCCGCCCTGGTGCTGATGTTGGTGCTCGTCGCCGCGCTCGGCCCGGGCCTACAGAACATCATCATCGCTCTGAGCTTGGTGTCCTGGGCCGCGCTCGCCCGGGTGGTTCGTTCGGAGGTCCTGAGACTCCGTGAACTGGAGTTCGTGGCGGCCGCCCAGAGCCTCGGCGCCAGCCCCGGCCGCGTCGCGCTGCGCCACGTGCTGCCTGGCGCGACTGGCCCGCTGCTGAGCCTCGCCGTGCTGGAAATGGGCGCGTTGCCCATCGTGGCGGGCGCGCTGTCCTTCCTGGGGCTGGGTACACCGCTCGGCTTCGCCGATTGGGGCCAGTTGATCGCCATGGCCCAGAAATGGATTCAGGGTCCGCCCGGTGAGCCGTTCGCCTACTGGTACGTCACGCTCTTTCCCGGCTTGTGCATCGTCTTGTACAGCGTTGCCTGGAATCTCCTGGGGGACGCGCTCAGCGAAGCGTTTGATCCCCGCAACCGCTAG
- a CDS encoding GNAT family N-acetyltransferase has translation MTGALTVRELRGLTELSLTPPLARTVWGDSDGPEDPVLLHVLQRAGGLVAGALDAQGQVWAYLVGLPTARADTQHSHRLGVHPDVQRQGLGERLKRFQQTWCLERNVTRVTWTFDPLLLANAHLNIHRLGAVAVAYHPNYYGEMGGINAGVPSDRFEVVWSLDRAQVHAPWTAGPAIDPLQEDLPTSLPGALAVHVPRDYYRLLRDDPALALEWRRRSAPLFSQLFHAGHTLVDVDLSLGQYLFQQAAAC, from the coding sequence ATGACCGGTGCGCTGACCGTCCGGGAACTGCGCGGCCTGACGGAACTGTCCCTGACGCCACCTCTGGCGCGAACCGTCTGGGGCGACAGCGACGGACCGGAAGACCCCGTGCTGCTGCATGTCCTGCAGCGCGCCGGTGGCCTGGTCGCCGGCGCGCTGGACGCGCAAGGCCAGGTCTGGGCCTACCTCGTGGGTCTGCCGACCGCCCGGGCGGACACCCAGCACTCCCACCGGCTGGGCGTGCACCCGGACGTCCAGCGCCAGGGGCTCGGCGAGCGGCTCAAACGCTTTCAGCAGACGTGGTGCCTCGAACGGAACGTCACCCGCGTGACCTGGACCTTCGATCCGCTGCTGCTCGCCAACGCCCACTTGAACATCCACCGGCTCGGCGCCGTGGCAGTCGCCTACCACCCCAATTACTACGGCGAGATGGGCGGCATCAACGCCGGCGTGCCCTCTGACCGCTTTGAGGTGGTGTGGTCCCTCGACCGCGCGCAGGTCCACGCTCCATGGACCGCCGGGCCCGCCATAGATCCCCTCCAGGAGGATCTGCCGACGAGCCTGCCTGGCGCGCTGGCCGTCCACGTGCCGCGCGATTATTACCGCCTCCTGCGCGACGACCCGGCACTGGCCCTCGAGTGGCGCCGGCGCAGCGCGCCGCTCTTCAGCCAGTTGTTCCACGCCGGCCACACCCTCGTGGACGTAGATCTCAGCCTGGGGCAGTACCTCTTTCAGCAGGCGGCGGCGTGCTGA
- a CDS encoding HU family DNA-binding protein: AELIRRLQDLGHPHDTAQAVVEVVCAAVAQELIAGRNVTLSPLGTFRLHPYMPRPGLPNAAVTFEAAPKLRNFLAPPAQVVP; the protein is encoded by the coding sequence GCGGAGTTGATTCGCCGGCTGCAGGACCTCGGCCACCCCCACGACACTGCACAGGCTGTCGTCGAAGTGGTCTGTGCGGCCGTTGCTCAGGAGCTCATTGCGGGTCGCAACGTCACCCTGAGCCCGCTCGGCACCTTCAGGCTCCATCCGTACATGCCTCGCCCCGGTCTGCCCAACGCGGCAGTGACGTTCGAGGCCGCGCCGAAACTCCGCAACTTCCTCGCCCCACCAGCCCAAGTGGTCCCCTGA